In one Pseudomonas hydrolytica genomic region, the following are encoded:
- a CDS encoding helix-turn-helix domain-containing protein → MTVQIISRDGEPEYAVLPWGEYQALMQAAGRQEHAEPAAAQPVNALKPSLEQLQALREAKGLSPEALARSVGISPHYLAMIERGERRPDAAILRSLAWTLGLEGWS, encoded by the coding sequence ATGACTGTGCAAATCATTTCCCGCGATGGCGAACCGGAATATGCCGTGTTGCCCTGGGGCGAATATCAGGCATTGATGCAGGCGGCCGGGCGCCAGGAGCATGCCGAGCCCGCTGCCGCGCAGCCGGTCAATGCGCTGAAGCCTTCGCTCGAGCAACTGCAAGCGCTGCGTGAGGCCAAGGGCTTGAGTCCGGAGGCTCTGGCCCGCAGCGTGGGCATCAGTCCGCATTACCTGGCCATGATCGAGCGTGGCGAGCGTCGACCCGACGCGGCCATCCTGCGTTCGCTGGCCTGGACCCTGGGGCTGGAGGGCTGGTCTTGA
- a CDS encoding tetratricopeptide repeat protein has protein sequence MSRLLWGLRARLGYWLARRLFHWPVALRQPRLWQWMQGQYGRMANLGDTAAQSFYGHILLFRGQGLGAREEGLRLLRLAANGGDGKAAYQLGVQALQGDTRQPPDAAQALRWWEMALAAGHPLAASRLSQLYRQGGPGVEVDLQAAERYAAMAEGAGRSAR, from the coding sequence ATGTCTAGGCTGCTGTGGGGCCTGCGCGCGCGGCTTGGCTACTGGCTGGCCCGGCGCCTGTTTCATTGGCCCGTGGCGCTGCGGCAGCCGCGCCTGTGGCAATGGATGCAGGGGCAGTACGGGCGCATGGCCAACCTAGGCGACACTGCCGCACAAAGTTTCTACGGCCATATCCTGCTGTTTCGCGGCCAGGGCCTCGGTGCACGCGAGGAGGGGCTGAGGCTGCTGCGCCTGGCCGCCAATGGCGGGGATGGCAAGGCCGCCTATCAGCTGGGCGTGCAGGCGCTGCAGGGCGATACCCGGCAGCCTCCGGATGCCGCGCAAGCGCTGCGTTGGTGGGAGATGGCGCTGGCTGCCGGACATCCCCTGGCGGCCAGCCGTCTGAGCCAGCTCTATCGCCAGGGCGGCCCTGGGGTGGAGGTCGATCTGCAAGCCGCCGAGCGCTACGCCGCCATGGCAGAAGGGGCTGGTCGCTCAGCCCGCTGA
- a CDS encoding bifunctional diguanylate cyclase/phosphodiesterase: MTVTEQLSALGNILAHGDISSLFQPIVSLSEQRILGYEALTRGPSNSPLHSPLTLFAVARHAGRLSELEMACRKSACKAFSAQGLDGKLFLNVSPESLLDPSHQPGQTLKLLQAFGIPPSQVVIELTEQSPTEDFALLDTALHHYRAMGFSIALDDLGAGYSSLRLWSELRPDYVKIDRHFIDGIHQDAVKREFVGSILKMAAASRAQVIAEGIELGEELTVLAEMGVDLVQGYLLSRPQEKPPRDARQLLPRLQSGQSGLAEDSHDLSALLSEQPAVDQHTAIAEVLEVFRAQANLNSLAVLDEQRQPVGIVHRHSLSEALLKPFATDLFARKPISRLMSQDFLAVELTQSLQKVSRLLTSRARQRIEEDFIIIQSGRYLGLGRVIDVLKLITEQKLQQARHANPLTLLPGNVPIQQCLARLLQQGRQAAVCYVDIDSFKPFNDLYGYAKGDEVLLCLAQCLNERVDPARDFVGHIGGDDFMLVLGSADWREKLGRLIEDFQSQCRRFYREEHLQAGCFIAHNRQGQRQEYALLSLSIGVVHLQGEDCAQLDAARLAELASDAKRQAKSVPGYSLHIIPGSAG, from the coding sequence ATGACCGTCACCGAGCAGTTGAGCGCATTGGGGAACATCCTCGCTCACGGCGACATCAGCAGCCTGTTCCAGCCCATCGTCTCGCTTTCCGAACAGCGCATCCTGGGCTATGAGGCGCTTACCCGCGGCCCCTCCAACAGCCCGCTGCATTCGCCGCTGACGCTGTTCGCCGTCGCCCGCCATGCCGGCCGCCTGAGCGAACTGGAAATGGCCTGCCGCAAGAGCGCCTGCAAGGCCTTCAGCGCCCAGGGCCTGGACGGCAAGCTGTTTCTCAACGTCTCGCCCGAATCGCTGCTCGACCCCAGCCACCAGCCGGGGCAAACCCTGAAACTGCTGCAGGCCTTCGGCATTCCGCCAAGCCAGGTGGTGATCGAACTCACCGAGCAGTCGCCCACCGAAGACTTCGCCCTGCTCGATACCGCCCTGCACCACTATCGCGCCATGGGCTTTTCCATCGCCCTGGACGACCTTGGCGCCGGTTACTCCAGCCTGCGCCTGTGGTCGGAACTGCGCCCGGACTACGTGAAGATCGACCGGCATTTCATCGATGGCATCCATCAGGACGCGGTCAAACGCGAGTTCGTCGGCTCCATCCTGAAGATGGCAGCCGCTTCGCGCGCCCAGGTCATAGCCGAAGGCATCGAGCTGGGCGAGGAACTGACGGTACTGGCCGAAATGGGCGTGGATCTGGTGCAGGGCTACCTGCTCAGCCGCCCGCAGGAAAAGCCGCCACGTGACGCCCGGCAGTTGCTGCCACGGTTGCAGAGCGGCCAGAGCGGTCTCGCCGAAGACAGCCACGACCTGAGCGCCCTGCTCAGCGAGCAGCCGGCCGTCGACCAGCACACCGCCATCGCCGAGGTGCTGGAGGTGTTTCGCGCTCAAGCCAATCTCAATTCCCTGGCGGTACTGGATGAACAGCGCCAGCCGGTCGGCATCGTCCACCGCCACTCGCTCTCGGAGGCGCTGCTCAAGCCCTTCGCCACCGACCTGTTCGCGCGCAAGCCGATCAGCCGGCTGATGAGCCAGGACTTTCTCGCCGTGGAGCTCACCCAGTCGCTGCAGAAGGTCAGCCGGCTGCTGACCAGCCGCGCGCGCCAGCGCATCGAGGAGGACTTCATCATCATCCAGAGCGGTCGCTATCTGGGCCTGGGTCGGGTGATCGACGTGCTCAAGCTGATCACCGAGCAGAAGCTGCAGCAGGCACGCCATGCCAATCCGCTCACCCTGCTGCCCGGCAACGTGCCCATCCAGCAGTGCCTGGCGCGCCTGCTACAGCAGGGCCGCCAGGCCGCGGTGTGCTACGTCGACATCGACAGTTTCAAACCCTTCAACGACCTGTACGGCTATGCCAAGGGCGACGAGGTGCTGTTGTGCCTGGCCCAGTGCCTGAACGAGAGGGTCGATCCGGCACGCGATTTCGTCGGCCATATCGGCGGGGATGACTTCATGCTGGTGCTTGGCTCGGCCGACTGGCGAGAAAAGCTCGGGCGTCTGATCGAGGACTTCCAGAGCCAGTGCCGGCGCTTCTACCGGGAAGAGCATCTGCAAGCCGGCTGCTTTATCGCCCACAACCGCCAGGGCCAGCGCCAGGAGTATGCGTTGCTGTCGCTGTCGATCGGCGTAGTGCATCTGCAGGGCGAAGACTGCGCGCAACTGGACGCCGCACGCCTGGCCGAGCTGGCGTCGGACGCCAAGCGTCAGGCCAAGTCGGTGCCCGGCTACAGCCTGCACATCATTCCGGGCTCAGCGGGCTGA
- a CDS encoding carboxy terminal-processing peptidase, producing MKRSLASTALALVLGFSALPLAAKTTTAPGWDYLQPDREQVIASLNVVELLRRHHYNKPPLNDERSIQIYDNYLKLLDPTRSYFTAGDIAEFNQWRTKFDDLLKSGDLEPGFAIYRRHLTRLQERLDYALAELGKGVDKIDFTIDEELQVDREKAPWAKDRAELDELWRKRLKDEVLRLKIAGKETKDIQELLTKRYRNQLARLKQTRGEDVFQAYINAFATTYDPHTTYLSPDNAENFDINMSLSLEGIGAVLQSDNEHVKVVRLVPAGPAEKSKQIAPADKIVGVAQGNGEMVDVIGWRLDEVVKLIRGPKGSTVRLEVIPASNPPSDQTSKVVTITREAVKLEEQAAKKKVLELKHEGRDYKLGVIELPAFYLDFKAFRAGDPNYKSTTRDVKRLLDELQAEKVDGVVIDLRNNGGGSLQEATELTSLFIEQGPTVLVRNADGRVDVLADDSKGVYYSGPLAVLVNRLSASASEIFAGAMQDYHRALILGGQTFGKGTVQTIQPLNHGELKLTLAKFYRVSGQSTQNQGVIPDILYPDVMDTKDIGESALPAALPWDSIRPAIKPELDPIKPFLSELKVRHDRRTANDPDFVFTRDRLSLAKKLMAETTVSLNEQTRRARQAEVEAKQLKLENNRRLAKGEDPLKELQKEDEDALPLEDGKSTPEDDAYLAESGRILLDYLGLNPSLALH from the coding sequence ATGAAGCGCTCCCTTGCAAGTACCGCCCTCGCCCTCGTACTCGGCTTCAGTGCCCTGCCGTTGGCGGCCAAGACCACCACTGCTCCTGGCTGGGACTACCTGCAGCCGGATCGCGAGCAAGTGATTGCCAGCCTCAACGTAGTGGAATTGCTCAGACGCCATCACTACAACAAGCCGCCGCTGAATGACGAGCGCTCGATTCAGATCTACGACAACTACCTGAAGTTGCTCGATCCGACGCGCAGTTATTTCACCGCCGGCGACATCGCCGAATTCAACCAGTGGCGAACCAAGTTCGATGATCTGCTCAAGAGCGGCGATCTCGAACCAGGTTTCGCCATCTATCGCCGCCACCTGACCCGCCTGCAGGAGCGCCTGGACTACGCCCTGGCAGAGCTCGGCAAGGGCGTCGACAAGATCGACTTCACCATCGACGAAGAGCTGCAGGTCGACCGCGAGAAAGCCCCCTGGGCCAAGGATCGCGCCGAACTCGACGAGCTCTGGCGCAAACGCCTCAAGGACGAAGTGCTGCGGCTGAAGATTGCCGGCAAGGAAACCAAGGACATCCAGGAACTGCTGACGAAGCGTTACCGGAACCAGCTGGCGCGCCTCAAGCAGACCCGTGGCGAAGACGTGTTCCAGGCCTACATCAACGCCTTCGCCACCACCTACGATCCGCACACCACCTACCTGTCGCCGGACAATGCGGAAAACTTCGACATCAACATGAGCCTGTCGCTGGAAGGCATCGGCGCCGTGCTGCAGAGCGACAACGAGCACGTCAAGGTCGTACGCCTGGTACCGGCCGGCCCGGCAGAGAAGAGCAAGCAGATCGCCCCGGCGGACAAGATCGTTGGTGTCGCTCAGGGTAACGGCGAGATGGTCGACGTGATCGGCTGGCGTCTGGACGAAGTGGTCAAGCTGATCCGCGGCCCGAAAGGCTCCACCGTGCGCCTGGAAGTGATTCCGGCCAGCAACCCGCCCAGCGACCAGACCAGCAAGGTGGTCACCATCACCCGTGAGGCGGTCAAGCTGGAAGAGCAGGCAGCCAAGAAGAAGGTTCTGGAACTCAAGCACGAGGGCCGCGACTACAAGCTCGGGGTCATCGAGCTGCCGGCCTTCTATCTCGACTTCAAGGCGTTCCGCGCTGGCGACCCGAACTACAAGAGCACCACCCGCGACGTCAAACGCCTGCTCGACGAGCTGCAGGCCGAAAAGGTCGACGGCGTGGTGATCGACCTGCGCAACAACGGTGGCGGCTCGCTGCAGGAAGCCACCGAGCTGACCAGTCTGTTCATCGAACAGGGCCCCACCGTGCTGGTGCGCAATGCCGACGGCCGTGTCGACGTGCTCGCCGACGACAGCAAAGGCGTCTACTACAGCGGTCCCCTGGCCGTGCTGGTCAACCGCCTGTCCGCCTCGGCCTCGGAGATCTTCGCCGGCGCCATGCAGGACTATCACCGCGCGCTGATTCTCGGCGGCCAGACCTTCGGCAAGGGCACGGTGCAGACCATCCAGCCGCTCAACCACGGCGAGCTGAAACTGACCCTGGCCAAGTTCTACCGCGTCTCGGGGCAAAGCACGCAGAACCAGGGCGTGATTCCCGACATCCTCTACCCCGACGTGATGGATACCAAGGACATCGGCGAAAGCGCGCTGCCTGCCGCCCTGCCCTGGGACAGCATCCGCCCGGCGATCAAGCCCGAACTGGACCCGATCAAGCCCTTCCTGAGCGAACTGAAAGTGCGCCATGACCGGCGCACGGCCAATGACCCGGACTTCGTCTTCACCCGCGACCGCCTGAGCCTGGCCAAGAAGCTGATGGCCGAAACCACCGTCAGCCTCAACGAGCAGACGCGTCGTGCCCGCCAGGCCGAGGTGGAAGCCAAGCAGCTCAAGCTGGAGAACAACCGCCGGCTGGCCAAGGGCGAAGATCCGCTCAAGGAACTGCAGAAGGAAGACGAGGACGCCCTGCCGCTGGAAGACGGCAAGAGCACGCCGGAAGATGACGCCTACCTGGCCGAATCGGGGCGCATCCTGCTCGACTATCTGGGACTCAACCCCTCACTCGCGCTGCACTGA
- a CDS encoding NAD(P)H-quinone oxidoreductase, which produces MKALQGVEGQAQWLEQPAQACDAGQIRVKVAAAGLNRADLLQRAGLYPPPPGASQALGLECSGVVIEVGAGSAWQVGDRVCCLLAGGGMAEEVVLDARHALPIPEGLSLVEAAVVPEVYATAWLNLFQLGALRPGEKVLLHAGASGVGSAAIQLCKAFGSPCWVSVGSAERLAYCEALGAQGGALRGEDLQSLRDFGPYDVILDPVGGQYAALNLELLARDGRWINIGLMGGREATLDLAQVLGKRIQLIGSTLRNRDEQFKADLLRDLQQQVWPLFAEGRLKPQLERSFAIKDSEAAFETLAGNQVAGKLALLIDPTLV; this is translated from the coding sequence ATGAAGGCATTGCAAGGCGTCGAGGGGCAGGCGCAGTGGCTGGAGCAACCCGCTCAGGCCTGCGACGCGGGGCAGATTCGGGTCAAGGTGGCTGCCGCCGGGCTGAATCGTGCCGACCTGTTGCAGCGTGCCGGTCTCTATCCGCCGCCGCCTGGTGCCAGCCAGGCCCTGGGCCTGGAGTGTTCCGGGGTGGTTATCGAGGTCGGTGCAGGCAGCGCCTGGCAGGTGGGCGATCGTGTCTGCTGCCTGTTGGCCGGCGGTGGCATGGCCGAGGAAGTGGTGCTCGATGCGCGCCACGCCTTGCCGATACCCGAAGGCCTCAGCCTGGTCGAGGCGGCGGTAGTGCCGGAGGTCTATGCCACCGCCTGGCTCAATCTGTTCCAGCTCGGTGCGCTGCGCCCGGGGGAAAAGGTGCTGCTGCATGCCGGCGCCAGCGGCGTGGGCTCGGCAGCCATTCAGCTGTGCAAGGCATTCGGCAGCCCCTGCTGGGTCAGTGTCGGCTCCGCCGAGCGGCTGGCCTACTGCGAGGCGCTGGGAGCGCAGGGTGGAGCGCTGAGAGGCGAGGATTTGCAGAGCCTGCGCGACTTCGGTCCCTACGACGTGATCCTCGATCCGGTTGGCGGGCAGTACGCCGCGCTCAATCTGGAGCTGCTGGCACGTGACGGGCGCTGGATCAACATCGGCCTGATGGGCGGCCGCGAGGCCACCCTGGACCTGGCGCAGGTGCTGGGCAAGCGCATTCAGCTGATCGGTTCAACCCTGCGTAACCGTGACGAGCAGTTCAAGGCGGACCTGCTGCGCGATCTGCAGCAGCAGGTCTGGCCGCTGTTCGCCGAAGGACGATTAAAGCCGCAACTGGAGCGCAGTTTTGCGATCAAAGACAGTGAGGCGGCGTTCGAGACACTCGCCGGTAACCAGGTCGCAGGTAAACTCGCGCTGCTGATTGATCCCACCCTGGTCTGA
- the ahpC gene encoding alkyl hydroperoxide reductase subunit C, which yields MSLINTQIQPFKVNAFHAGEFIEVTEQSLKGKWSVLIFMPAAFTFNCPTEIEDAANNYAEFQKAGAEVYIVTTDTHFSHKVWHETSPAVGKAQFPLIGDPTHQLTNAFGVHIPEEGLALRGTFIINPEGQIKTLEIHSNEIARDVSETLRKLKAAQYTAANPGQVCPAKWKEGEATLAPSLDLVGKI from the coding sequence ATGTCCCTCATCAATACTCAGATCCAGCCGTTCAAGGTCAACGCTTTCCACGCTGGCGAGTTCATCGAAGTCACCGAGCAGTCCCTGAAGGGCAAATGGTCCGTGCTGATCTTCATGCCGGCTGCCTTCACCTTCAACTGCCCGACCGAAATCGAAGACGCCGCCAACAACTACGCCGAGTTCCAGAAGGCCGGTGCCGAGGTCTACATCGTGACCACCGACACCCACTTCTCGCACAAGGTATGGCACGAAACTTCGCCGGCCGTTGGCAAGGCTCAGTTCCCGCTGATCGGCGACCCCACCCACCAGCTGACCAACGCTTTCGGCGTACACATTCCGGAAGAAGGTCTGGCGCTGCGCGGCACCTTCATCATCAACCCGGAAGGTCAGATCAAGACTCTGGAGATCCACTCCAACGAGATCGCCCGTGACGTGTCCGAGACCCTGCGCAAGCTGAAGGCCGCTCAGTACACCGCCGCCAACCCGGGTCAGGTTTGCCCGGCCAAGTGGAAAGAAGGCGAAGCCACTCTGGCTCCGTCGCTGGACCTGGTTGGCAAGATCTAA
- the ahpF gene encoding alkyl hydroperoxide reductase subunit F yields the protein MLDANLKAQLKAYLEKVTLPFEIVASLDDSAKSQELLGLLQDIVGLTDKITLKTDGRDARRPSFSLVRPGADIGLTFAGIPMGHEFTSLVLALLQVGGHPSKLDADTIAQIKSIEGKFEFETYFSLSCQNCPDVVQALNLMAVLNPNIRNVSIDGALFQEEVERRQIMAVPSIYLNGEVFASGRMDVKEILAKIDTGAANRDAEKMSAKEAFDVLVVGGGPAGAAAAIYAARKGIRTAIAAERFGGQVLDTMAIENFISVKETEGPKLVRALEEHVKEYEVDVMNLQRASALVPASSEGGLHEVKFENGASLKAKTVILSTGARWREMGVPGEQEYKAKGVCFCPHCDGPLFKGKRVAVIGGGNSGVEAAIDLAGIVAHVTLLEFADTLRADAVLQKKLFSLPNVTVIKSAQTTEVTGDGQKVNGLVYKDRTTEEQHRVELEGIFVQIGLLPNSDWLKGTVELSRFGEIVVDAKGATNIPGVFAAGDVTTVPYKQIVIAMGEGSKASLSAFDHLIRHS from the coding sequence ATGTTGGACGCCAATCTTAAAGCCCAGTTGAAGGCCTACCTGGAGAAGGTCACCCTGCCGTTCGAGATCGTCGCGTCCCTCGATGACAGCGCGAAATCTCAGGAGCTGCTGGGCCTGCTGCAAGACATCGTCGGCCTGACCGACAAGATCACCCTGAAGACCGACGGCCGCGATGCCCGCCGCCCGTCGTTCTCGCTGGTGCGCCCCGGCGCGGATATCGGCCTGACCTTCGCCGGTATCCCCATGGGCCACGAGTTCACCTCGCTGGTACTGGCGCTGCTGCAGGTTGGTGGCCATCCGTCCAAGCTGGATGCCGACACCATCGCGCAGATCAAGAGCATCGAGGGCAAGTTCGAGTTCGAGACCTACTTCTCGCTCTCCTGCCAGAACTGCCCGGACGTGGTTCAGGCGCTGAACCTGATGGCCGTGCTCAACCCCAATATCCGCAACGTCTCCATCGACGGTGCGCTGTTCCAGGAAGAAGTCGAGCGTCGCCAGATCATGGCCGTGCCGAGCATCTACCTGAACGGTGAGGTGTTCGCTTCCGGCCGCATGGACGTGAAGGAAATCCTCGCCAAGATCGACACCGGCGCCGCCAACCGCGATGCCGAGAAGATGAGCGCCAAGGAAGCCTTCGACGTGCTGGTGGTCGGCGGTGGCCCGGCCGGTGCTGCGGCGGCCATCTACGCCGCACGTAAGGGCATCCGTACCGCGATTGCCGCCGAGCGCTTCGGTGGCCAGGTGCTGGACACCATGGCCATCGAGAACTTCATCTCGGTCAAGGAAACCGAAGGCCCGAAACTGGTGCGCGCGCTGGAAGAACACGTCAAGGAATACGAAGTCGACGTGATGAACCTGCAGCGTGCCTCGGCCCTAGTGCCGGCCAGCAGCGAAGGCGGCCTGCACGAAGTGAAGTTCGAGAACGGCGCCTCGCTCAAGGCCAAGACCGTGATCCTTTCCACCGGCGCGCGCTGGCGTGAAATGGGCGTGCCCGGCGAGCAGGAGTACAAGGCCAAGGGCGTGTGCTTCTGCCCGCACTGCGACGGCCCGCTGTTCAAGGGCAAGCGTGTGGCGGTGATCGGTGGCGGCAACTCCGGCGTCGAGGCGGCCATCGACCTGGCCGGCATCGTCGCCCACGTCACCCTGCTGGAATTCGCCGATACCCTGCGCGCCGACGCCGTGCTGCAGAAGAAGCTGTTCAGCCTGCCCAACGTGACCGTGATCAAGAGCGCGCAGACCACCGAGGTCACTGGCGACGGTCAGAAGGTCAACGGCCTGGTTTACAAGGATCGCACCACCGAGGAGCAGCATCGCGTCGAGCTGGAAGGCATCTTCGTGCAGATCGGTCTGCTGCCCAACAGCGACTGGCTCAAGGGCACCGTCGAGCTCAGCCGCTTCGGCGAGATCGTCGTCGATGCCAAGGGCGCGACCAACATCCCCGGTGTGTTCGCCGCCGGTGACGTGACCAC